The proteins below are encoded in one region of Fusobacterium sp. JB019:
- a CDS encoding polysaccharide pyruvyl transferase family protein, with product MKKIGILTFYYPENRNFGALLQTYASFNILKELNHSPEIINYNNTRDFKNKGAKGKIFLLFNMILGRVGLFIYPKNKKIKLDFYFGFKKFLKNFLKLTLASHSTKKLKKLNKTLDIFIVGSDQVWRMWNKNDFFPSYFLDFVDEDKKKISYAASFGLDEWKEKPEITSKVRKLLKRFDYISVREESGIDICKKTFGIDSVCVLDPTLVLPKEKYQLIIDEYKDKSHLNKKYIAHMLLDDNDNLRKYSNKIADRLKCEINYIKGHYKKILWKKIFVYNGVGQWLTYLKDSELVITDSFHCTVFSIIFHKKFIVIANPQRGNTRLENLLNIVGLEDRFFTDIKEVENSGILEKEINYEEVEKKLNVKRKYSIDFLKNALGEN from the coding sequence ATGAAAAAAATAGGGATTTTAACATTTTATTATCCGGAAAATAGAAATTTTGGAGCATTACTACAAACATACGCATCATTTAATATTTTAAAAGAACTAAATCATTCTCCAGAGATAATTAATTATAATAATACAAGGGATTTTAAAAATAAAGGAGCAAAAGGTAAAATTTTTTTATTATTTAACATGATTTTAGGTAGAGTAGGTTTATTTATATATCCAAAAAATAAAAAAATCAAATTAGACTTTTATTTTGGGTTTAAAAAATTTTTAAAAAATTTTTTAAAATTAACTTTAGCTTCTCATTCGACAAAAAAATTAAAAAAATTGAATAAAACTTTAGACATATTTATAGTAGGAAGTGACCAAGTTTGGAGAATGTGGAACAAAAATGATTTTTTTCCTTCGTATTTTTTAGATTTTGTAGATGAGGATAAAAAAAAGATATCTTATGCGGCTAGTTTTGGTCTAGATGAATGGAAAGAAAAACCAGAAATAACTAGTAAAGTAAGAAAATTATTAAAAAGATTTGATTATATTTCTGTAAGAGAAGAAAGTGGAATAGATATTTGTAAAAAAACTTTTGGGATAGATTCAGTTTGTGTGTTAGATCCCACTTTAGTTTTGCCAAAAGAAAAATACCAATTAATAATAGATGAATACAAAGATAAAAGTCATTTAAATAAAAAATATATTGCTCATATGCTTTTAGATGATAATGATAATTTGAGAAAATATAGCAATAAAATAGCAGACAGATTAAAATGTGAGATTAATTATATAAAAGGACATTATAAAAAAATATTATGGAAAAAAATATTTGTATATAATGGTGTAGGTCAATGGTTAACTTACTTAAAAGATAGCGAATTAGTAATTACAGATTCATTTCATTGTACAGTATTTTCAATAATATTTCATAAAAAGTTTATAGTTATAGCTAATCCTCAGAGAGGAAATACTAGGCTTGAGAATTTGTTGAACATTGTAGGATTAGAAGATAGATTTTTTACTGATATAAAAGAAGTAGAAAATAGTGGGATATTAGAAAAAGAAATTAATTATGAAGAGGTAGAAAAAAAATTGAATGTTAAAAGAAAATATTCAATAGATTTTTTAAAAAATGCATTAGGAGAAAATTAA
- a CDS encoding glycosyltransferase encodes MLDEKIKITMIIPVYNVEKYILECINSIESQSYKNIEILIINDGSTDNSKIICEELQQHNKNIRIINQLNGGVSVARNTGINNASGDYIIFIDSDDYWNENILEDIVKEIYENNFPDLIYSKGNYILDNGKLRKTVYKINLETVKRKNGKELLSYLLKDFNENIWSVCRGVYKKKIILKNKIYFKKGKTLGEDADWFFRFLCNSEHNIFFEKLYYVYRVNRKGSAMDIINYKHLNTYLDIVIEWINKYYEEPNELNKVICQKISNNYIDYFKYIMFYSEDERKALMYKIKGSGLFKFVTINKNLQIIREIQENKEYSILNKLNKKYKRRKNLKKLVLKFKNLILKGIA; translated from the coding sequence GTGTTAGATGAAAAAATTAAAATAACAATGATTATTCCTGTTTATAATGTTGAAAAATATATCTTAGAATGTATAAACAGTATAGAAAGTCAGTCTTATAAAAATATAGAGATACTTATTATAAATGATGGCTCTACAGATAACAGTAAAATTATTTGCGAAGAATTACAACAACATAATAAAAATATAAGAATTATTAATCAGTTGAATGGGGGAGTTTCTGTTGCTAGAAATACAGGAATTAATAATGCTAGTGGAGATTATATAATTTTTATTGATTCGGATGATTATTGGAATGAAAATATTTTAGAAGATATTGTAAAAGAAATATATGAAAATAATTTTCCAGATTTAATTTATTCTAAAGGAAATTATATTCTAGATAATGGAAAATTAAGAAAAACTGTATATAAGATTAATTTAGAAACAGTGAAAAGAAAGAATGGTAAAGAATTATTAAGTTATTTATTAAAAGATTTTAATGAAAATATTTGGAGTGTTTGTAGAGGAGTATATAAGAAAAAAATAATATTAAAAAATAAAATTTATTTTAAAAAAGGAAAAACATTAGGAGAAGATGCAGATTGGTTTTTTAGATTTTTATGTAATTCAGAACACAATATTTTTTTTGAAAAACTATATTATGTTTACAGGGTTAATAGAAAAGGCTCAGCTATGGATATTATAAATTATAAACATTTAAATACTTATTTAGATATAGTCATAGAGTGGATAAATAAATATTATGAAGAGCCAAATGAATTAAATAAGGTTATTTGTCAGAAAATTAGTAATAACTATATTGATTATTTTAAGTATATAATGTTTTATTCAGAAGATGAAAGAAAAGCGTTGATGTATAAAATTAAGGGTTCTGGGTTATTTAAATTTGTGACTATAAATAAAAATTTACAAATAATAAGAGAAATACAAGAAAATAAAGAATATTCAATTCTTAATAAACTTAATAAAAAATATAAAAGAAGAAAAAATTTAAAAAAATTAGTATTAAAATTTAAAAATTTAATTTTGAAAGGAATAGCATGA